The genomic region AGAGTAGTTTTTAAAGACTACTGCGTTGCGCTTTGGCGTATTTTTTGCCGCTTCGTCCAGAATGCTCGGGATTGAGGCATTCTTATACTGTATGTTCGCCGGTACGGAAGGATCGTAATTGTCCAGCCACGGGCGTTCGAGTGGTAAATCCTGTTCGTTCATATCGTGTTGGTATTGCTAGGGTTGATATGAGGTCAGTCGTCATTTTTGAACTAGAGTAGTACCTTGTGTGTAGGGATAGTGCAACCCCTGATGGCGGAAGGGATACCTTATCAAAAAGATGTTTCTACAAAAAAACAGGCTAGCTACGGTAACCGAGCCTCAAGTTGGAAGCATGAAAAAAGCTCAAGTTTCCCATACAGCTTGTATGGACTAAACTTGAGCTTTTTAACGTTCTATTCTGCACGGTAAGTACGTGCAAAGGAGCAGGTTAGCAGCTGCAAGAAGTAGGTATCTTACAGTAAACCGGCATCTGCCATAACAGATTTAAGCTTGGCGAGATTGTTTTCTGCAAGGGGAACCATCGGCAGTCTGAAATCAGTATCCATTTTATTCTGAAGAGCCAGAGCTGTTTTAACAGGAATAGGGTTTGATTCCATGAACATGGCACGGTTGAGTGGTTGCAGTTCAAAATGCAACTTCTGTGCTGTCGCAATATCGCCGTTATTCCATGCGTTGCACAGGTTCGCCATTTTATTCGGCAGCAAGTTGGAAACTACGGAGATGACTCCTGAGCCGCCGAGTGAGAGCAATGGCAACAAGGTAAAGTCGTCACCTGAGAGAATGGTGAAAGAGTCGCCACACTGCTCAATAAGGTCGGATACCTGAACGAGATTTCCGGTAGCTTCTTTAATGCCGACAATTTGAGGAATATCTTTGTGCAGGCGTGCTACAGTAGAAGGCAACAGGTTGCTGCCAGTTCTGCTTGGAACATTGTAGAGCACCATAGGAATATTGATGGTGTCTGCAATGTGCTTAAAGTGCTGGTAAATGCCTTCCTGCGTAGGTTTGTTGTAGTAAGGGCTGATAAGCAAAACGCCATCAGCGCCAGCATCTTTAGCAAACTGGGTCAGGTGGATAGCTTCATTAGTGTTATTGGAACCAGCACCCGCAAGTACTGGCACACGCTTGTTTGCTTGCTCTACGCAAATGCGGATTGCTTCTTTATGCTCGTCATGTGTGAGCGTTGCAGATTCGCCTGTAGTACCGCATGGAACTAATCCGTGGATACCCTCAGTGATCTGCCATTCAATATGCTCGCGGAAACGCTCTTCATCAATTTTGCCGTCTTTAAATGGAGTTACCAGTGCAGTAAAAGCTCCGGAAAAAGTCATATAGCCTCCTCATATGGGCAAAAGTACTGCCCGCAGCGGGTTTTGTCGTGTTAGTCTAGCGTTAAGCCGAGTGATTCAAGCACAATATTGCCAGAGTAAATAACAAGCGCTTTGCCTTTTAAGAAAACGCTGTCACCTTCAATGGATATGCTCAGAATTTCTCCACCGGAAGACTTTACACGCACATTAGTGCCAGTGAGCCCAAGGGCGTTTGCTACTACAACGCCTGCTACAGCACCAGTACCGCAGGCAAATGTTTCATCTTCAACGCCGCGTTCGTACGTGCGAAGATGTACGTTCTCACGGTCGATTACGCTCATAAAGTTTGCGTTTGTTCCGGCAGGTGCAAATACGTCATGATAGCGCACAAGTGCACCAAGTTCTTTGACGTTTAATGAAGATGCATCTTCAGCAATGTAGATTGCGTGTGGAACACCGGTATTAACGAAATGAATTTCTTCGTTACCATCTTTTAGCGTAATCGGTTTATTTAATTCTAATCCTTGAGGTGGAGTGAGCTCAACTTTGATTTCACCGTCTTCACAGAACTCTGCGCGAATAGGACCGGCATCTGTTCCAAAGGTGTGGACAGGAGCGGCAAGGCCAATTTGCACTGCAAGCTTGGCAGCACAGCGGGATGCATTGCCGCACATCTCAGCTCGGGAGCCATCAGCATTATAGAAGTGCCAGCGGTAGTCAAGGGTGG from Halodesulfovibrio sp. harbors:
- the dapA gene encoding 4-hydroxy-tetrahydrodipicolinate synthase, coding for MTFSGAFTALVTPFKDGKIDEERFREHIEWQITEGIHGLVPCGTTGESATLTHDEHKEAIRICVEQANKRVPVLAGAGSNNTNEAIHLTQFAKDAGADGVLLISPYYNKPTQEGIYQHFKHIADTINIPMVLYNVPSRTGSNLLPSTVARLHKDIPQIVGIKEATGNLVQVSDLIEQCGDSFTILSGDDFTLLPLLSLGGSGVISVVSNLLPNKMANLCNAWNNGDIATAQKLHFELQPLNRAMFMESNPIPVKTALALQNKMDTDFRLPMVPLAENNLAKLKSVMADAGLL
- the dapF gene encoding diaminopimelate epimerase, with amino-acid sequence MNPTKGHVAIYKMQGCGNDFVFIDNREYNVPVSHMSDWAQKICRRAFGVGADGLVFLEDSDDTTLDYRWHFYNADGSRAEMCGNASRCAAKLAVQIGLAAPVHTFGTDAGPIRAEFCEDGEIKVELTPPQGLELNKPITLKDGNEEIHFVNTGVPHAIYIAEDASSLNVKELGALVRYHDVFAPAGTNANFMSVIDRENVHLRTYERGVEDETFACGTGAVAGVVVANALGLTGTNVRVKSSGGEILSISIEGDSVFLKGKALVIYSGNIVLESLGLTLD